A window of Streptomyces sp. NBC_00289 contains these coding sequences:
- the ltrA gene encoding group II intron reverse transcriptase/maturase has protein sequence MDKPKSANKPFDISKWEVLEAYREVKRNRGAAGVDGQSIDDFEADLKNNLFKIWNRMSSGTYFPPPVRAVEIPKQHGGGTRMLGIPTVADRVAQTVVARHLGIRVEPVFHEDSYGYRPKRSALDAVGTCRQRCWKKDWVIDLDVQKFFDSVRWDLIVKAVEVHTDAVWVKLYVDRWLRAPLQLPDGTLQKRDRGTPQGSAVSPVLANLFMHYAFDTWLARKYPGTEFERYADDAVVHCASERQAREVLAALANRMEEVGLRLHPDKTRIVYCKDGKRRGSYEHTSFTFLGFTFRARGARSRNGQNFTAFLPAASKEALKKISSEVRSWRLHRQINLTFFELARRINPFVRGWMQYYGAFYRSVLHPLLYRINAYLMRWIRKKYRRLRPFKKAHACWKRITSQHPRLFAQWAWTPKFLLIKMTRAV, from the coding sequence ATGGACAAGCCGAAGTCAGCGAACAAGCCGTTTGATATTTCGAAGTGGGAAGTGCTGGAGGCGTATCGAGAGGTCAAGAGGAATCGGGGTGCGGCAGGGGTGGATGGTCAGTCCATCGACGACTTCGAGGCCGATCTGAAGAACAACTTGTTCAAGATCTGGAACCGGATGTCGTCAGGGACGTACTTTCCTCCTCCTGTCCGTGCGGTGGAGATTCCGAAGCAGCACGGCGGCGGCACGAGAATGCTAGGCATTCCCACTGTTGCCGACCGAGTGGCGCAAACCGTAGTGGCTCGACATTTGGGTATCCGAGTGGAGCCTGTATTCCACGAGGATTCCTATGGATACCGGCCGAAACGGTCCGCGCTGGACGCGGTGGGAACGTGCCGGCAACGCTGCTGGAAGAAGGACTGGGTCATCGATCTCGATGTCCAGAAGTTCTTCGACAGTGTCCGCTGGGACCTCATCGTCAAGGCTGTGGAGGTCCACACCGACGCCGTTTGGGTGAAGTTGTATGTTGATCGGTGGCTTCGTGCGCCGCTTCAACTGCCCGACGGCACCTTGCAGAAGCGGGACCGAGGAACCCCACAAGGATCAGCGGTATCGCCCGTGCTGGCGAACCTGTTCATGCACTACGCGTTCGACACCTGGCTCGCCCGGAAGTACCCGGGCACAGAGTTCGAACGCTATGCCGACGACGCAGTCGTTCACTGCGCCAGCGAGCGTCAGGCCCGCGAGGTCCTGGCCGCACTCGCGAACAGGATGGAAGAGGTCGGGCTGCGACTGCACCCCGACAAGACCCGGATCGTGTACTGCAAGGACGGGAAACGGCGAGGCTCCTACGAGCACACGTCGTTCACCTTCCTCGGGTTCACGTTCCGCGCCCGAGGCGCGAGGAGCAGGAACGGCCAGAACTTCACGGCCTTCCTCCCCGCAGCCAGCAAGGAAGCCCTGAAGAAGATCAGTTCGGAGGTCCGCTCCTGGCGGTTGCACCGACAGATCAACCTCACCTTCTTCGAGCTCGCGCGACGGATCAACCCGTTCGTGCGCGGCTGGATGCAGTACTACGGAGCGTTCTATCGCTCGGTACTGCATCCCCTCCTCTATCGCATCAACGCCTACCTGATGCGGTGGATCCGCAAGAAGTACAGACGGCTCCGGCCGTTCAAGAAGGCCCACGCGTGCTGGAAACGCATCACCAGCCAGCACCCGCGGCTCTTCGCCCAGTGGGCATGGACGCCGAAGTTCCTGCTGATCAAGATGACAAGAGCCGTGTAA
- a CDS encoding tetratricopeptide repeat protein: protein MTCRNGHACRSARSAFSAPLEMPIKVEVEEMTPEDDAKVQAEAGDLGAMNRLGTQLMEQGRVGEAEAWYVRAAQGGHPSGMYNLGLWLCRQRGDHAEAEAWWHRAADAGHVRSMVALADTMLSRGDAEGAEPWYQRAADEDDAEAAFGLAVLHADRGDTKAALAWYERAADGGDPRAMCNLAVHHAHHGDADAEIYWWRRAAEADDIKAAYNLAVCLAGSNVSEAQRWYRQAAEAGHTGAATNLGVLLAEQGDLINAEPWLKQAAEAWDTSGMSNYAVLLRITGSEAEANTLHELQRFWHLVQSLSWDEIEFARPDVRLSHVEALVQLYWTLDNWPPRVALVQLVQDQNHPALKPIMLDILRAPLTPERDLVELTKAAALGLIDTRYDTFMKFYEDRVALHSAVRDVLEAHGLNEE, encoded by the coding sequence GTGACCTGCCGGAACGGTCACGCCTGCCGGAGCGCCCGATCCGCATTTTCCGCACCTCTCGAAATGCCCATAAAGGTTGAAGTGGAAGAAATGACACCAGAAGATGACGCCAAGGTGCAGGCGGAGGCCGGGGATCTCGGCGCCATGAACCGGCTCGGGACCCAACTCATGGAGCAGGGCCGGGTCGGCGAAGCCGAGGCTTGGTACGTTCGCGCCGCACAGGGCGGCCATCCGAGCGGTATGTACAACCTGGGTCTGTGGCTGTGCCGCCAGCGTGGCGACCACGCGGAGGCGGAAGCGTGGTGGCACCGTGCCGCAGACGCCGGCCATGTCCGGTCCATGGTCGCCCTGGCCGACACGATGCTCAGCCGGGGCGACGCCGAAGGCGCCGAGCCCTGGTACCAGCGGGCCGCCGACGAAGACGATGCGGAGGCGGCCTTCGGGCTCGCGGTCCTGCACGCCGACCGGGGCGACACCAAAGCTGCGCTCGCCTGGTACGAACGCGCCGCGGACGGCGGCGACCCGCGGGCCATGTGCAACCTCGCCGTACACCACGCCCATCATGGCGACGCCGACGCCGAGATCTACTGGTGGCGGCGCGCCGCAGAAGCCGACGACATCAAGGCCGCGTACAACCTGGCGGTCTGCCTTGCAGGATCCAACGTCTCGGAAGCCCAGCGCTGGTACCGCCAGGCCGCAGAAGCCGGACACACCGGAGCCGCCACCAACCTCGGCGTCCTCCTCGCCGAGCAAGGCGATCTCATCAACGCCGAACCCTGGCTGAAGCAGGCCGCCGAAGCCTGGGACACCAGCGGCATGAGCAACTACGCGGTGCTCCTGCGGATCACCGGCAGCGAAGCCGAGGCCAACACCCTGCATGAGTTGCAGCGGTTCTGGCACCTGGTCCAGTCTCTGTCCTGGGACGAGATCGAGTTCGCACGTCCCGACGTTCGGCTGTCTCATGTCGAGGCTCTCGTGCAGCTCTACTGGACGCTGGACAACTGGCCACCACGAGTTGCCCTGGTCCAACTGGTGCAGGACCAGAACCACCCGGCTCTCAAGCCCATCATGCTCGACATACTCCGCGCCCCACTCACTCCAGAAAGAGACCTCGTGGAGCTGACCAAGGCAGCCGCATTGGGTCTGATCGACACCCGCTACGACACATTCATGAAATTCTACGAGGACCGGGTGGCCCTTCACTCGGCGGTGCGTGACGTGCTTGAGGCCCACGGGCTGAACGAGGAGTAA